One window of the Methyloceanibacter stevinii genome contains the following:
- a CDS encoding TVP38/TMEM64 family protein, with protein sequence MCTLALLLSATPACAVALENFDLERSLPSLGVFGPIAIVLLRFLASLIGVVPTSPLLLAAGATQGVFLGTLYVLIGAQLGALVGFMIGRRVGRDFVVRRGWLDRVAQTRIGRWLLDENTPQSQLMLAVFLCRLLPGFNMDALSYVAGITPLSTWRFCLASFAALLPYTLLVVAAGQQLVAFGSDSLAIAVIGLLALSALVGLSRRHWPRFGAREKPVLPTNV encoded by the coding sequence GTGTGCACGCTGGCTCTGCTGTTATCGGCCACGCCGGCCTGTGCCGTCGCGCTCGAGAATTTCGATCTAGAGCGGAGTTTGCCTTCGCTCGGTGTCTTCGGCCCCATCGCCATCGTGCTCCTGCGTTTTCTCGCAAGCCTTATCGGCGTCGTGCCGACCTCGCCGCTGCTGCTGGCGGCGGGCGCGACGCAAGGTGTCTTCCTCGGGACGCTCTATGTGTTGATCGGGGCGCAGCTTGGGGCGCTCGTTGGTTTCATGATTGGCAGGCGCGTCGGCCGTGACTTCGTGGTGCGACGCGGCTGGCTCGATCGGGTTGCGCAGACGCGCATCGGCCGATGGCTGCTCGACGAGAACACGCCGCAATCGCAATTGATGCTGGCGGTATTCCTGTGCCGGCTGTTGCCGGGGTTCAACATGGACGCGCTCAGCTACGTGGCCGGCATCACCCCGCTGAGCACTTGGCGCTTCTGCCTCGCGAGCTTCGCCGCGCTGTTGCCCTACACGCTGCTGGTGGTTGCGGCCGGGCAGCAATTGGTGGCGTTCGGATCCGACAGCCTCGCCATTGCGGTCATCGGGTTGCTCGCGTTAAGCGCGCTCGTCGGCTTGTCCAGGAGGCATTGGCCTCGCTTCGGGGCGCGTGAAAAGCCGGTTCTCCCGACAAACGTCTAG
- a CDS encoding sodium:solute symporter family transporter — protein sequence MSIANMIAHDVYFKSLAPNASAGRQLLIARLSVVAVAAAAGAVALRWPQETLVGAATALSLAASAFLPVLVLGIWWKRLGSDAALAGMIAGLLVCLYYMIAPHTIPILFYESSSLLSDATAAQAAAFEALRHEYYLTSDTVKQAAVLAEWRESVRPIANWLGVHGSLAGVFAVPVGFLVAILVGLFAPAPSARRRRFFDNLRAKPV from the coding sequence TTGTCGATCGCCAACATGATCGCCCACGACGTCTACTTCAAAAGCCTGGCGCCCAACGCCTCCGCCGGCCGGCAGCTTTTGATCGCGCGCCTGTCGGTGGTCGCGGTCGCCGCGGCGGCCGGGGCCGTGGCGTTGCGGTGGCCGCAAGAGACGCTGGTCGGCGCCGCGACGGCGTTGTCTCTGGCGGCGAGCGCTTTCCTGCCCGTGCTGGTGTTGGGGATCTGGTGGAAGCGGCTTGGGAGCGATGCGGCCCTGGCCGGCATGATCGCGGGGCTCTTGGTGTGCCTCTATTACATGATCGCGCCGCACACGATCCCCATCCTGTTCTACGAGTCGTCGAGCCTATTGTCGGACGCGACCGCGGCGCAGGCGGCGGCCTTCGAGGCCCTGCGCCACGAGTACTATCTCACAAGCGATACCGTGAAACAGGCGGCTGTGTTGGCGGAGTGGAGAGAGTCGGTGCGGCCGATTGCGAACTGGCTGGGTGTGCACGGGTCCCTGGCCGGCGTCTTTGCCGTACCGGTCGGTTTCCTCGTCGCTATCCTGGTAGGGCTATTCGCGCCCGCGCCGTCGGCCCGGCGCCGGCGCTTCTTCGACAATCTTCGGGCGAAACCTGTCTAG
- the pqqC gene encoding pyrroloquinoline-quinone synthase PqqC — MTKILSPEELEEELRAIGAAQYHDKHPFHKLLHGGKLNKGQVQAWALNRYCYQSAVPRKDAALMSRCHDRELRREWIHRITDHDGEGPEEGGIERWLVLTDGLGLDRDYVISRKGALPETVFAVEAYVNFVREKTLVEAVASSLTELFAPSIHKERISGMLENYDFISDDVMAYFSAASPRRPRDANFALEYCKQNARTPEAQQGVLDALRFKTHVLWAQLDALYLAYVDPGMIPPGAFVPDAA; from the coding sequence GTGACCAAGATTCTAAGTCCCGAGGAACTCGAGGAGGAGCTGCGCGCCATCGGTGCCGCGCAGTACCACGACAAACACCCGTTTCATAAGCTCTTGCACGGCGGCAAGCTCAACAAGGGCCAGGTCCAAGCCTGGGCGCTGAACCGCTACTGCTACCAGTCGGCGGTGCCGCGCAAGGATGCGGCGCTGATGAGCCGGTGCCACGACCGCGAATTGCGGCGCGAGTGGATCCATCGCATCACGGACCACGACGGCGAAGGCCCCGAAGAAGGCGGCATCGAGCGGTGGCTCGTGCTCACCGACGGCCTTGGGCTCGACCGCGACTATGTGATTTCCCGGAAGGGCGCCCTGCCCGAGACGGTTTTCGCCGTCGAGGCCTATGTGAACTTCGTGCGCGAAAAGACCCTCGTCGAAGCCGTCGCTTCGTCCCTGACGGAACTCTTCGCGCCGAGCATTCACAAGGAGCGTATCTCGGGCATGCTCGAGAACTACGACTTCATCAGCGACGACGTGATGGCGTACTTCAGCGCCGCCTCACCCAGGCGCCCGCGCGATGCCAATTTCGCTCTCGAGTACTGCAAGCAGAACGCCCGGACTCCAGAGGCACAGCAAGGCGTGCTCGACGCGCTCCGCTTCAAGACGCACGTCTTGTGGGCGCAGCTCGATGCACTTTACCTCGCCTATGTCGATCCGGGCATGATCCCGCCCGGCGCCTTCGTGCCGGATGCGGCCTGA
- the pqqD gene encoding pyrroloquinoline quinone biosynthesis peptide chaperone PqqD, with product MADVKQPGRLVVDRATKPVMPRYLKLRHDAGRDRWVLLAPERIMTPDAIAVEVLKLCDGERTVEDIAAKLAEEYSAPADVITADVTELLQDMADKGYIKG from the coding sequence ATGGCAGATGTGAAACAGCCCGGCCGGCTTGTCGTCGACCGGGCGACCAAACCGGTGATGCCCCGCTATCTGAAACTACGCCACGATGCGGGGCGAGACCGTTGGGTGCTGCTCGCGCCCGAACGGATCATGACGCCGGATGCAATCGCCGTGGAGGTGCTGAAGCTGTGCGACGGAGAGCGCACCGTGGAGGACATCGCCGCGAAATTGGCCGAGGAGTACTCCGCGCCCGCCGACGTAATTACCGCGGACGTGACCGAGTTGCTCCAAGACATGGCCGACAAAGGATACATCAAGGGATAG
- the pqqE gene encoding pyrroloquinoline quinone biosynthesis protein PqqE — protein MTDDLKIDRHIDAVAVDDEPTAGVVGSEEESNMLCAVAPVGLLAELTHRCPLQCPYCSNPVELESVKNELTTEEWCSVMRQAGEMGILQVHLSGGEPTARKDLEDIVKAAADAGLYTNLITAAVNVKRERLEKLQELGLDHVQVSVQDVDPAGADRIGAFKNALEKKLEVCHWVTELGMPLTINAPIHRHNIHNVPRYIDLAVELGAQRIEIAHAQYYGWAFLNRAALIPTYEETIASIEYVEAARERLKGVLTIDMVVPDYYAKRPKPCMGGWGKGFMNITPAGKVLPCHAAESIPELNFDNVRDKKLLDIWMDSEAFNAFRGTDWMKEPCRSCAFKEVDFGGCRCQAMAISKDPRNTDPACSLSPYHSEMVKLAKSEAAKPATAFVYRNTRNAAQIGKAHGEELVPAE, from the coding sequence ATGACGGACGATCTCAAGATTGACAGACACATCGACGCCGTTGCCGTCGACGACGAACCGACGGCTGGTGTCGTTGGCAGCGAGGAAGAGTCGAACATGCTGTGCGCCGTCGCGCCGGTGGGTCTGCTCGCGGAGCTCACTCATCGCTGCCCGCTGCAATGCCCCTATTGTTCGAATCCGGTGGAGCTGGAAAGCGTCAAGAACGAGCTGACCACGGAAGAGTGGTGCTCGGTCATGCGCCAGGCCGGCGAGATGGGCATCTTGCAGGTACACCTGTCCGGCGGCGAGCCCACGGCACGCAAAGACCTTGAGGATATCGTCAAGGCCGCGGCGGACGCAGGGCTCTACACCAACCTCATCACCGCCGCCGTCAACGTGAAGCGCGAGCGCTTGGAGAAGCTCCAGGAGCTGGGGCTCGATCACGTTCAGGTCTCGGTCCAGGACGTCGACCCGGCCGGCGCGGATCGCATCGGCGCCTTCAAGAATGCGCTCGAGAAGAAGCTGGAGGTCTGCCACTGGGTCACCGAACTCGGCATGCCGCTGACCATCAACGCCCCCATCCACCGCCACAACATCCACAACGTGCCGCGTTATATTGATTTGGCCGTGGAACTCGGCGCGCAGCGCATCGAGATCGCCCATGCGCAGTATTACGGCTGGGCGTTTCTCAACCGCGCCGCATTGATCCCCACCTATGAAGAGACGATCGCCTCGATCGAATATGTGGAGGCGGCACGCGAGCGCCTGAAGGGCGTGCTGACCATCGACATGGTGGTGCCCGACTACTACGCCAAGCGTCCCAAGCCCTGCATGGGCGGCTGGGGCAAGGGCTTCATGAACATCACGCCCGCGGGCAAGGTTCTGCCCTGCCACGCGGCGGAGAGCATCCCGGAGCTCAATTTCGACAACGTGCGCGACAAGAAGCTGCTGGACATCTGGATGGACTCCGAAGCCTTCAACGCCTTCCGGGGAACCGATTGGATGAAGGAGCCCTGCCGGTCTTGCGCGTTCAAGGAAGTGGACTTCGGCGGCTGCCGCTGCCAGGCCATGGCCATCAGCAAGGATCCGCGCAACACGGACCCCGCATGCTCACTCTCCCCGTATCACAGCGAGATGGTGAAGCTGGCCAAGTCCGAGGCCGCGAAACCTGCGACGGCGTTCGTCTACCGCAATACGCGCAACGCCGCGCAAATCGGCAAGGCGCACGGCGAAGAACTCGTCCCCGCGGAATAG
- a CDS encoding DUF975 family protein has protein sequence MRFSPTAAIQFGWEAFKKRPWFFAGAVAILLVANFLNVGISSGVNSLTGGTLEEPTIVSNLVNLAISALILMGAVAFFLAAHDNPDSVEYSALWHPTSYLKFFATSLLTSLAIGFGLVLLIVPGLIAMVLFMFSTFVVVDRGLGPLDALKTSMEMTKGNRWPLFGFAVLTALIIALGVLALGVGLLVAVPIVGLATAYAYRLLSGVPDTAAAADARLAA, from the coding sequence ATGCGGTTTTCACCCACAGCTGCAATCCAGTTTGGCTGGGAGGCGTTCAAGAAGCGCCCCTGGTTCTTCGCTGGCGCCGTCGCCATCCTGCTGGTGGCGAACTTCCTGAACGTTGGCATCAGCAGCGGGGTCAACAGCCTGACAGGTGGTACCCTCGAGGAGCCGACCATCGTGTCGAACCTCGTGAACCTCGCGATCAGCGCCTTGATCTTGATGGGTGCGGTGGCGTTCTTCCTGGCCGCCCACGACAATCCCGATAGCGTCGAGTATTCGGCTCTGTGGCATCCGACGTCCTATTTGAAGTTCTTCGCCACCTCTCTTTTGACGTCGCTGGCCATTGGCTTCGGACTCGTGCTCCTGATCGTGCCGGGCCTGATCGCCATGGTGCTGTTCATGTTCTCCACCTTCGTTGTCGTCGATCGCGGCTTAGGACCGCTCGACGCACTAAAGACAAGCATGGAGATGACCAAGGGTAATCGCTGGCCGTTGTTCGGCTTTGCCGTCCTCACGGCGCTCATCATTGCGCTTGGCGTGTTGGCGCTCGGGGTCGGCCTTCTCGTGGCGGTACCGATCGTGGGGCTCGCCACGGCCTATGCCTACCGGCTCCTGTCGGGCGTACCCGACACCGCCGCGGCAGCGGACGCACGGCTCGCGGCTTGA
- a CDS encoding ABC transporter substrate-binding protein produces the protein MRIDTLPVGLVRAAAIAAVMVLGLTAGAASAADNDKPAQRNDGGVAIKLPQSPPMMPVDIGYLREEVAGPRPASRLDVEPDNAGIAGAEMGIKENNAGGRFMGHLYGLDVETASSPEEAVDALKKLYESGHNYIVVDASAPTLLKLSDWAADKDILLFNIRAEDVSLRQEDCRANVMHVVPDRYMLADALAQYLVKMGWTDWLVVHGSTDADKAYRDAVLRAAERFGGNIVDDREYVDVSGGRRDGVGPIPPAKPHKEANASHQMVKATDYDVIVVADEDQIFGPLMPYRGGGQPRVVAGTTGLTATTWSRGHEKWGATQANNNFEKANDRLMLPIDHMAYVATRTIGEAVTRKPKNDFDTVSAFIHGPDLQLAPFKGIKQQFRPWDGQFRQPILIATEQVPVSVSPQKGFPHASHPEIEVDTLGIDEPESKCKM, from the coding sequence ATGCGCATCGACACGCTTCCGGTAGGTCTCGTCCGTGCGGCCGCGATTGCCGCGGTCATGGTTCTCGGATTGACGGCCGGCGCCGCATCAGCCGCCGACAACGACAAGCCCGCCCAGCGGAACGACGGCGGCGTCGCGATCAAGCTACCGCAGTCACCGCCCATGATGCCGGTCGATATCGGCTATCTGCGCGAGGAGGTTGCCGGACCGCGGCCAGCCTCGCGCCTGGACGTCGAGCCGGATAACGCAGGCATTGCCGGCGCCGAAATGGGCATCAAGGAGAACAATGCCGGCGGCCGCTTCATGGGACATCTCTACGGGCTTGACGTCGAGACGGCGTCATCGCCCGAAGAAGCGGTCGATGCCCTGAAGAAGCTCTACGAGTCGGGTCACAACTACATTGTGGTCGACGCCTCGGCCCCGACATTGCTCAAGCTGTCCGATTGGGCGGCCGACAAGGACATTCTCCTCTTCAACATCCGCGCCGAGGACGTCTCGCTGCGTCAGGAAGATTGCCGTGCGAACGTCATGCATGTCGTGCCGGACCGCTACATGCTCGCCGATGCCCTCGCCCAATATCTCGTCAAGATGGGGTGGACGGATTGGCTTGTCGTTCATGGATCGACGGACGCAGACAAGGCTTACCGTGACGCGGTCCTGCGCGCAGCCGAGCGCTTTGGCGGCAACATCGTCGATGACCGTGAGTATGTCGACGTGTCGGGAGGACGGCGCGACGGCGTCGGGCCCATCCCGCCGGCGAAGCCCCACAAGGAAGCCAATGCCAGCCACCAGATGGTCAAAGCGACCGACTACGACGTGATCGTGGTTGCAGACGAAGACCAAATCTTTGGGCCCCTGATGCCCTATCGCGGCGGAGGTCAGCCGCGGGTCGTGGCCGGCACGACAGGCCTGACGGCCACCACCTGGAGCCGCGGGCACGAGAAATGGGGCGCCACCCAAGCGAACAACAATTTCGAGAAGGCCAACGACCGGCTCATGCTGCCGATCGACCACATGGCCTATGTGGCCACGCGAACCATCGGAGAGGCGGTGACCCGCAAGCCCAAGAACGACTTCGACACGGTCTCGGCCTTCATCCATGGCCCCGACCTGCAGCTGGCGCCCTTCAAAGGCATCAAGCAGCAATTCCGGCCTTGGGACGGGCAATTCCGCCAGCCGATCCTGATCGCGACCGAGCAGGTGCCGGTGTCCGTATCACCGCAAAAGGGCTTTCCCCACGCGAGCCACCCGGAAATAGAGGTCGACACGCTCGGCATCGATGAGCCGGAGAGCAAGTGCAAGATGTAG
- a CDS encoding quinoprotein dehydrogenase-associated putative ABC transporter substrate-binding protein → MRCRPGARHGGGVLRVCADPDNMPFSNDKEEGFENKLAELIAERLDRELVYTWFPEDTGYVPNTIGENACAMVMGYAQGTGLIEDTNPYYYASYVLITRADDTALNGVISLSDPRLKSKRVGLVARTPPASILAMNGLIANAKPFDARSGESQSTIAQDMIAEIISGELDAVSMGPIGGYYAALADVPLNVVPLVKERAGPATFYPITLGIRPNEPQFKHQVNKVLADNADEIIAILEDYHVPVLDREGQLLTAGGAAPAGQ, encoded by the coding sequence GTGCGTTGCCGGCCAGGCGCGCGCCATGGAGGAGGGGTTCTCCGCGTCTGCGCCGACCCCGACAACATGCCGTTCTCGAACGACAAGGAGGAAGGCTTCGAAAACAAGCTCGCGGAACTCATCGCCGAGCGTCTGGACCGGGAGCTCGTCTATACGTGGTTCCCGGAGGACACCGGTTACGTGCCGAACACGATCGGAGAGAACGCCTGCGCGATGGTGATGGGCTATGCGCAGGGCACCGGGCTCATCGAAGATACGAACCCCTACTATTATGCCTCCTACGTTCTGATCACGCGCGCCGACGATACCGCCCTGAACGGTGTGATCTCGTTGTCGGATCCGCGGCTCAAGTCGAAGCGCGTCGGGCTCGTTGCGCGCACGCCGCCGGCAAGCATCCTCGCCATGAACGGGCTGATCGCGAATGCGAAACCATTCGATGCACGCTCCGGAGAGAGCCAGTCCACCATCGCGCAGGACATGATCGCGGAGATTATCTCGGGCGAGCTCGACGCGGTCTCTATGGGCCCCATCGGCGGATACTACGCCGCACTTGCGGATGTCCCACTGAACGTTGTGCCGTTGGTCAAGGAACGCGCGGGGCCGGCGACCTTCTACCCGATCACGCTCGGCATTCGTCCGAACGAACCTCAGTTCAAGCATCAGGTGAACAAGGTTCTGGCTGATAACGCGGACGAGATCATTGCAATCCTGGAAGATTACCACGTGCCGGTTCTAGACCGGGAAGGGCAGCTTCTGACAGCCGGGGGCGCCGCGCCGGCAGGCCAATAA
- a CDS encoding ImmA/IrrE family metallo-endopeptidase gives MRQIRWPVRRLPGLWGAGLDRRRIQVFSRLPVVLAAGLPAVLAVWFVSQPSSPARAGRFLPEVDNPYCDIRTYKLRGVEEQASSMTDRLGRPVIVVNARTLRDQPSYSRFLLAHECCHHTLGHVANAKKGLGHVGPQAFYYIAPELKRMELEADCCAARLLRERHEEDGIDAGSFAMAEFGDKPTGAYYPTGLERVDNIRRCAGLDP, from the coding sequence ATGCGCCAGATCAGATGGCCGGTCCGCCGGCTGCCCGGTTTGTGGGGCGCCGGGCTCGATAGAAGAAGAATACAGGTTTTCTCGCGGCTGCCGGTCGTCCTCGCGGCCGGGCTTCCGGCCGTACTGGCCGTATGGTTCGTTTCCCAGCCATCGTCGCCGGCCCGGGCAGGGCGCTTCCTGCCGGAGGTCGATAATCCGTATTGCGATATCCGGACCTACAAGCTGCGCGGCGTCGAGGAGCAAGCCTCCTCCATGACGGATCGCCTCGGGCGTCCCGTTATCGTGGTCAATGCCAGGACGCTGCGGGATCAGCCGAGTTACAGCCGTTTTCTGTTGGCGCACGAGTGCTGCCACCACACGCTCGGCCATGTGGCCAACGCCAAGAAGGGGCTGGGTCACGTCGGACCGCAGGCCTTCTACTACATTGCCCCGGAGCTGAAGCGCATGGAGCTGGAGGCCGACTGCTGTGCCGCCCGGCTGCTCCGTGAACGGCACGAAGAGGACGGTATCGACGCGGGGTCGTTTGCGATGGCCGAATTCGGCGACAAGCCCACCGGAGCCTACTACCCGACGGGGTTGGAACGGGTGGACAACATTCGCCGTTGCGCGGGGCTCGACCCATAG
- a CDS encoding CHASE2 domain-containing protein, which translates to MGPRLLYSLIIGAAILASLVLRVWDPTPVARLRSLVFDSYQRLAPLKFDPELPVRIVDIDEESLQRIGQWPWPRTILSDLLVKLRDAGAATVGFDMVFPEPDRMSPANAVKFWPQSDQLTQLKTELDALPSNDEIFAETIGTAPVVMGFIASPMNQHALPEAKAGMSFGGDDPRLFAPHYPSATSSLKELQTPAVGAGALNWVPEYDQIIRRMPILVTLDETLYPSFSADLLRVAQGASTYVVKSSGASGEKAFGEQTGIVKVRVGDFEVPTDANGQMWLHFSPQTRDRYLPAWKILDGEIGEDEIAAAFF; encoded by the coding sequence ATGGGTCCACGCCTTCTTTATAGCCTCATCATTGGGGCGGCCATTCTGGCTTCCTTGGTGCTACGCGTGTGGGACCCCACGCCGGTCGCGCGGCTGAGGTCTCTCGTCTTCGATTCCTATCAGCGTCTGGCACCCCTCAAGTTCGACCCGGAGCTACCCGTCCGCATCGTCGACATCGACGAGGAGTCGCTGCAACGGATCGGCCAATGGCCCTGGCCACGGACGATCCTTAGCGATCTCTTGGTGAAACTGCGCGATGCCGGCGCCGCCACGGTCGGTTTCGATATGGTGTTTCCGGAACCAGACCGGATGTCGCCGGCCAATGCCGTGAAGTTCTGGCCTCAATCGGACCAGCTGACCCAGCTCAAGACCGAGCTCGACGCGCTTCCCTCCAATGACGAGATCTTCGCCGAGACCATCGGCACGGCTCCGGTCGTGATGGGCTTCATCGCCTCGCCCATGAATCAGCACGCATTGCCGGAAGCCAAGGCGGGCATGTCCTTCGGCGGCGACGACCCGCGCCTGTTCGCACCCCACTACCCCAGCGCGACGTCGAGCCTCAAGGAACTGCAGACCCCAGCGGTCGGCGCAGGCGCGCTCAACTGGGTCCCCGAATATGACCAGATCATCCGGCGCATGCCCATTCTGGTGACCCTCGATGAAACGCTGTACCCATCGTTTTCCGCCGACCTCCTACGCGTCGCCCAAGGCGCATCGACCTATGTCGTCAAATCCTCCGGTGCCAGCGGCGAGAAGGCGTTCGGCGAGCAGACCGGCATCGTCAAAGTCCGGGTCGGCGATTTCGAAGTTCCGACCGATGCGAACGGCCAAATGTGGCTTCATTTTTCGCCGCAGACCCGCGACCGCTATCTGCCAGCCTGGAAAATCCTGGACGGCGAGATCGGCGAAGACGAGATTGCGGCCGCATTCTTCTGA
- a CDS encoding CHASE2 domain-containing protein: MDLRATPLEASVPGVELHAQAVEQIIRGSYLMRPDFATPAELLYILVLGLLIAVLIYRAGALGSAVLGGLAVAFVVWLSWHAFNSWGWLVDPVYPTIALTAIYLTGSSFVFLRTERERNRVRNAFSHYMRPHSWNGWRTIPSGSSSAARTAT, translated from the coding sequence TTGGACCTGCGCGCAACGCCGCTCGAAGCCTCCGTGCCGGGCGTCGAATTGCATGCTCAGGCCGTGGAACAGATCATTCGCGGCAGCTATCTGATGCGGCCTGATTTCGCGACGCCCGCGGAACTCCTTTACATCCTCGTCCTCGGCCTCCTGATCGCCGTCCTGATCTACCGTGCAGGCGCGCTGGGCAGCGCCGTGCTCGGGGGGCTCGCCGTGGCCTTCGTCGTTTGGCTGTCATGGCATGCGTTCAACAGCTGGGGCTGGCTGGTCGATCCGGTCTACCCGACGATCGCCTTGACGGCGATCTATCTCACCGGCTCGTCGTTCGTCTTCTTGCGGACCGAGCGCGAACGCAACCGCGTGCGCAACGCGTTCTCGCACTACATGCGCCCGCACTCGTGGAACGGCTGGCGGACGATCCCGAGCGGCTCAAGCTCGGCGGCGAGAACCGCGACATGA
- a CDS encoding adenylate/guanylate cyclase domain-containing protein yields MERLADDPERLKLGGENRDMTLLFSDVRGFTTISEGLDAEELTRFLNDLFTPLSNIILDEEGTIDKFMGDALMAFWNAPLDDPNHPEHACAAALRMVDEMAVLNERWEKAAEEAGRPYKPVKLGIGLNTGVCCVGNLGSETRFDYSVIGDNVNVASRLEGQSKTYDLVIIVGEETAARAPDFAFLELDLLKVKGKTEATRIFGLLGDDTVRQSEAFGALTAKHQDFLSKYRAMDWDGAEVLLAECEALGGGKLKGLYALYRDRINAFRVTPPPENWDGTTQAMSK; encoded by the coding sequence GTGGAACGGCTGGCGGACGATCCCGAGCGGCTCAAGCTCGGCGGCGAGAACCGCGACATGACACTTCTCTTTAGCGACGTGCGCGGCTTCACGACGATCTCGGAAGGGCTGGATGCGGAAGAACTCACCCGCTTTCTCAACGACCTCTTCACGCCGCTCAGCAACATCATCCTCGACGAGGAAGGTACGATCGACAAATTCATGGGCGACGCCTTGATGGCGTTTTGGAACGCGCCTCTCGACGACCCCAACCATCCGGAGCATGCCTGTGCCGCCGCGCTTCGCATGGTCGACGAGATGGCCGTTCTCAACGAGCGCTGGGAGAAGGCCGCCGAAGAGGCGGGCCGCCCCTACAAGCCGGTGAAGCTCGGCATCGGCCTGAACACGGGCGTGTGCTGCGTCGGCAATCTCGGGTCGGAAACGCGGTTCGACTATTCGGTGATCGGCGACAACGTGAACGTTGCCTCCCGCCTGGAAGGCCAGTCCAAGACCTACGACCTCGTGATCATTGTCGGCGAGGAAACGGCGGCCCGCGCGCCGGACTTCGCCTTCCTCGAACTCGATCTCTTGAAGGTCAAAGGAAAGACCGAAGCTACCCGCATCTTCGGCCTTCTGGGCGACGACACCGTCCGGCAGAGCGAGGCTTTCGGCGCCCTCACCGCCAAGCACCAGGACTTTCTGTCGAAATATCGGGCGATGGACTGGGACGGCGCCGAGGTGCTACTGGCCGAGTGTGAAGCCTTGGGCGGCGGCAAGCTGAAAGGCCTCTACGCACTCTATCGCGACCGCATCAACGCCTTCCGTGTCACGCCGCCGCCGGAGAATTGGGACGGCACCACGCAAGCCATGTCCAAGTAA
- a CDS encoding DUF3307 domain-containing protein: protein MPEIAILCLAAIAILMVKHTVADFFLQTPFQYCNKGTYGHPGGFVHAGIHVALTPLAYLALAPASLLLALWIALGEFVVHYHVDWAKEQFGRRMKATPQTANYWHALGLDQLAHGLTYVGIVAVLVWAMN, encoded by the coding sequence ATGCCTGAGATTGCCATTCTTTGCCTTGCCGCGATCGCCATCTTGATGGTCAAGCACACCGTGGCCGACTTCTTCCTTCAAACGCCATTCCAGTACTGCAACAAGGGAACGTACGGCCACCCGGGCGGCTTCGTGCATGCAGGGATCCACGTCGCGCTGACGCCGCTCGCCTATCTCGCGCTGGCGCCCGCCTCCTTGTTGCTGGCGCTCTGGATCGCGCTGGGAGAGTTCGTCGTTCACTACCATGTGGATTGGGCCAAGGAGCAGTTCGGCCGCCGCATGAAGGCGACGCCGCAGACAGCGAATTATTGGCATGCGCTCGGCCTCGACCAACTTGCGCATGGTCTGACCTATGTCGGCATCGTCGCCGTGCTCGTTTGGGCGATGAACTGA
- a CDS encoding flavodoxin domain-containing protein: protein MNVLIVYGTTEGQTRKIAERVAKDVSGRGHAVEVHDAGESDANVDLNAFQAVVVAGSVHQEQHQKAIKNFATAHSKQLNSRPSAFVSVSFSAALEDTRPEAQRYVDQFVELTGWQPRMTLLLGGAVRFTEYDYFQEQVVKFIVMKRGLAADDGGDREFTDWNALDGFVGAFLKSAAD, encoded by the coding sequence GTGAACGTCTTGATCGTCTATGGAACCACCGAGGGGCAAACCCGCAAGATTGCCGAGCGCGTGGCAAAGGATGTGTCCGGCCGCGGACATGCCGTCGAAGTGCACGACGCCGGAGAGTCGGATGCCAACGTAGACCTCAACGCGTTTCAAGCGGTTGTCGTCGCGGGGTCGGTGCACCAGGAACAGCACCAGAAGGCCATCAAGAACTTCGCGACCGCCCATAGCAAACAGCTGAATTCTCGTCCGTCGGCCTTCGTATCGGTCAGCTTTTCAGCGGCGTTGGAGGACACCCGGCCAGAAGCGCAACGCTACGTGGATCAATTTGTCGAACTGACGGGATGGCAGCCGCGCATGACACTCCTGTTAGGGGGTGCTGTCCGTTTCACCGAATACGATTATTTCCAAGAGCAAGTCGTGAAGTTCATCGTCATGAAGCGGGGTCTCGCAGCCGACGACGGGGGCGATCGAGAGTTCACGGACTGGAATGCTTTGGACGGTTTCGTCGGCGCATTTCTTAAGAGCGCCGCCGACTAA